In Halobacteriovorax sp. DA5, a genomic segment contains:
- a CDS encoding pyridoxal-phosphate dependent enzyme, which translates to MMKGAKANVVEAIGNTPIVKLNSIGKDTNCEFYVKLEYMNPGGSTKDRIGAYMLDRAVEEGVLKPGGTIIEGTSGNTGVGLAMWAAVHGYKCIFVLADKQSKEKIDNLRAFGAKVVVCPTNVEPEDPRSYYSVSKKLSETIPNSFYVNQYDNLHNRNTHYTWTAPEMYEQTQGDFDVFMAAVGTGGTISGCGRYFKEKMDKVEIIGVDCVGSIIAGYHKTGEMGQAHSYVLEGVGEDFIPENYDFDLIDDFEVINDKESFLMTRRLLKEEGIYAGGSAGAVIEGALKYAAKQTEPKKILILLHDSGNRYASKIYNDDWMSDGGYLDSSFNVQISEVLNTLGKNGNIITVEDTTTIGEAITLMEEKNISQLPVVNKGGDILGLCTEKNLIKPVIMGEFQKDDNISLAISNNYRVVDCNELLETVADALLKKEVAIITKNGKVSDVLSEIDVLQYMSEKGSK; encoded by the coding sequence ATGATGAAAGGTGCTAAGGCAAACGTTGTTGAAGCAATTGGTAATACACCAATCGTAAAATTAAATAGTATTGGTAAAGATACAAATTGTGAATTCTACGTGAAGTTAGAATATATGAACCCGGGTGGGTCAACAAAAGATCGTATCGGTGCTTATATGCTTGATCGTGCAGTTGAAGAAGGTGTTCTAAAGCCAGGTGGAACAATTATTGAAGGAACATCTGGAAATACAGGTGTTGGACTTGCAATGTGGGCAGCAGTTCACGGTTACAAATGTATCTTCGTTCTAGCTGACAAACAATCAAAAGAGAAAATTGATAACCTAAGAGCTTTCGGTGCAAAAGTTGTTGTATGTCCAACAAATGTTGAGCCTGAAGATCCTCGTTCTTACTACTCTGTTTCTAAAAAACTTTCAGAAACAATTCCAAACTCATTTTATGTAAATCAATACGATAACCTACATAACAGAAATACTCACTATACATGGACTGCTCCAGAAATGTATGAGCAAACTCAAGGTGATTTTGATGTATTCATGGCAGCTGTAGGTACAGGTGGAACAATTTCTGGTTGTGGACGCTACTTCAAAGAGAAAATGGATAAAGTAGAAATCATTGGTGTTGACTGTGTTGGTTCAATTATCGCGGGTTACCACAAGACTGGTGAAATGGGTCAAGCACACTCATATGTTCTTGAGGGTGTTGGTGAAGACTTTATTCCTGAAAACTATGACTTTGACTTAATTGATGACTTTGAAGTTATTAACGATAAAGAATCATTTCTTATGACAAGAAGACTTCTTAAAGAAGAAGGAATTTATGCTGGTGGTTCAGCTGGTGCCGTAATTGAAGGTGCTTTAAAGTATGCAGCAAAACAAACTGAACCAAAGAAAATCCTTATCCTACTTCACGATTCAGGAAACCGTTATGCTTCAAAAATCTATAATGATGATTGGATGAGTGATGGTGGTTACCTTGATTCTTCTTTTAACGTTCAAATTTCAGAAGTACTTAACACTCTTGGAAAGAATGGAAATATCATCACTGTTGAAGACACAACAACAATTGGTGAAGCAATTACACTTATGGAAGAAAAGAATATTTCTCAGCTTCCTGTAGTTAATAAAGGTGGAGATATTCTAGGTCTTTGTACAGAGAAGAACCTAATTAAGCCTGTTATCATGGGCGAGTTCCAAAAAGACGACAATATCTCTCTTGCAATCTCTAATAACTACCGCGTAGTTGATTGTAACGAACTTCTTGAAACTGTAGCAGATGCACTTTTAAAGAAAGAAGTTGCTATCATTACTAAGAATGGAAAAGTTTCAGATGTACTTTCTGAAATCGACGTTCTTCAGTATATGTCTGAGAAAGGCTCAAAGTAA
- a CDS encoding ArsA-related P-loop ATPase, translating into MKDFKKIEIFCGTGGVGKTTISASRAFSLAARNKKVLLITIDPAKRLRQLLNLKDQSEIVEFKNEEISFDVLLLDCKSSFEKILGAKVDNKILENLTSSRGGLNEILAVLEIQSQINRNIYDAIVVDTAPGKNFLDFLNSSKKINRFFNKTFAEAFNYITNQNKPGRFFNRIISTGIEKFLSYLESVTGQGFINDFLEAISILYGNREKFIDGLSVEKTLNDPAHSRWYLVTSAEHMKEVETKQIFDSIQAQMNTERYLIINKSWYNNLASWQPKTTQMQEFKETIIKQEEIKTSISKKSNIETLTFPDLVTFDPIEQLRALQDNWKKTEKEV; encoded by the coding sequence GTGAAGGACTTTAAGAAAATTGAGATTTTTTGTGGAACAGGAGGAGTTGGAAAAACAACGATTTCTGCATCCCGCGCTTTTTCTTTAGCGGCAAGGAATAAGAAAGTTCTACTTATTACTATTGATCCAGCTAAACGCTTAAGACAACTCCTCAATCTCAAAGATCAGTCTGAGATAGTTGAGTTCAAAAACGAAGAAATCTCTTTCGACGTTCTTCTTCTTGACTGCAAATCTTCATTTGAAAAGATCTTAGGTGCAAAGGTTGATAATAAGATTTTAGAAAACTTAACGAGTTCACGCGGTGGACTTAATGAGATTCTTGCAGTCCTTGAAATTCAGTCTCAAATTAATCGCAATATCTATGATGCGATCGTAGTGGATACAGCACCAGGAAAGAACTTTTTAGACTTCCTTAATTCCTCAAAGAAGATCAATCGCTTCTTTAATAAGACATTTGCGGAAGCATTTAATTATATTACAAATCAAAATAAACCAGGGCGTTTTTTCAACCGCATTATCTCAACGGGGATTGAAAAGTTCCTTAGTTACCTTGAAAGTGTAACTGGACAAGGATTTATCAACGACTTCCTTGAGGCGATCTCAATTCTCTACGGTAATCGAGAGAAGTTTATCGATGGATTAAGTGTAGAAAAAACATTAAATGATCCTGCTCACTCGAGGTGGTATTTAGTAACTTCAGCAGAGCACATGAAAGAGGTCGAAACGAAGCAAATCTTTGACTCAATTCAAGCTCAAATGAACACCGAACGTTACCTCATTATCAATAAATCATGGTATAACAATCTCGCATCGTGGCAGCCTAAAACGACACAGATGCAAGAATTTAAAGAAACAATAATTAAACAAGAAGAAATAAAAACTTCCATTTCGAAGAAGTCCAATATCGAAACTCTTACGTTTCCAGATCTTGTGACTTTTGACCCGATAGAGCAACTAAGGGCCCTACAGGACAACTGGAAGAAAACGGAGAAAGAAGTATGA
- a CDS encoding ArsA-related P-loop ATPase, protein MKFKDLYIVTGKGGVGKSLTSVALTKSISELNHNKNVYYFSFEQNEDKELIKSLNIKTVELTHLSSVQEYIARKLNSKTIAKWIVSTSFFKALFDMVPSFGQLIFLGHIIDLAKEEENIVIVDAPASGHLLSTIHSPKVFKDIFKIGPIANDIDKMHNFLTNKEHTQCVVVSIPTELAVEEGIELRTELTNEYSISTIEILNCDLTLNKFPEDDTPDFIKVKIENQRHLQDKFQVKYDLHFPQIIAQTQEQQVEELSDMIIEKMDIFKTK, encoded by the coding sequence ATGAAGTTTAAAGACTTATATATCGTCACGGGAAAAGGAGGCGTTGGAAAAAGCCTCACTTCCGTGGCGCTTACTAAGTCGATTTCTGAACTTAATCATAATAAGAATGTATATTATTTCTCATTTGAACAAAATGAGGACAAAGAGCTAATCAAATCACTTAATATCAAAACTGTTGAGCTAACTCACTTAAGCTCAGTTCAAGAATATATTGCTCGTAAACTAAATTCAAAAACAATTGCCAAGTGGATTGTTTCAACTTCATTCTTTAAGGCCTTATTTGATATGGTCCCAAGTTTTGGTCAACTGATCTTCCTTGGACACATTATTGACCTTGCAAAAGAAGAAGAAAATATTGTGATTGTTGATGCTCCAGCATCTGGTCACCTACTTTCAACAATACACTCTCCAAAGGTCTTTAAAGATATTTTTAAAATAGGACCGATTGCAAACGATATCGATAAGATGCATAACTTCTTAACGAATAAAGAACACACTCAATGCGTTGTTGTTAGTATTCCGACAGAGCTAGCGGTTGAAGAAGGTATTGAATTAAGAACTGAACTTACTAATGAGTATAGTATTTCAACAATCGAAATCCTCAATTGTGATTTAACTCTGAACAAATTCCCAGAAGATGACACGCCTGACTTTATAAAGGTAAAGATTGAGAATCAAAGACACTTACAAGATAAGTTTCAGGTAAAATATGATCTCCACTTTCCTCAGATCATTGCACAGACGCAAGAGCAACAGGTTGAGGAATTAAGTGATATGATCATTGAAAAGATGGATATCTTTAAAACAAAATAA
- a CDS encoding outer membrane beta-barrel protein: MIFQISKSILRPAVILAGLFIFGVQTQAQTVKQLTSSKSAKKNSDAAAAAALLSGQELHIHSVGIGIGQTLLMSDLKDNGEDKITAELFYNYKASYSFDFYANLHYSKHEYENTYSKTAGLLFGAKGKLFHYDAFQPFLAAGLGFFRPQIKTDSYKSDAKTVFGYQLGAGADFDLNRKITVGAMATFNDPFDVDQENRSDVEGYYFKVLLTVFYKF; this comes from the coding sequence ATGATTTTTCAAATTTCAAAATCTATATTAAGGCCTGCAGTTATTCTAGCAGGCCTTTTTATTTTTGGTGTTCAAACACAAGCACAAACAGTTAAGCAATTGACTTCTTCTAAGTCAGCAAAGAAGAATTCAGATGCGGCAGCAGCGGCAGCTCTTCTTAGTGGCCAAGAGCTTCACATTCACTCAGTTGGGATCGGAATTGGTCAAACACTTCTAATGAGTGATCTTAAAGATAACGGTGAAGATAAAATTACGGCTGAATTATTTTATAATTACAAGGCTTCTTACTCGTTTGATTTTTACGCCAACCTACATTATTCAAAACATGAATATGAGAATACTTATTCGAAGACTGCAGGACTTCTTTTTGGAGCGAAAGGAAAGCTATTTCATTATGATGCATTCCAACCATTCCTTGCAGCAGGTCTTGGTTTCTTTAGGCCACAAATAAAGACTGATTCGTATAAGTCAGATGCAAAGACAGTATTTGGTTATCAACTAGGTGCAGGTGCAGACTTTGATTTAAATAGAAAAATCACAGTTGGTGCTATGGCCACATTCAACGATCCGTTTGATGTAGATCAAGAGAATCGCTCAGATGTTGAGGGATACTACTTTAAAGTTCTACTTACGGTATTCTACAAATTCTAA
- a CDS encoding polyhydroxyalkanoate synthesis regulator DNA-binding domain-containing protein, whose product MNDVRIIKRYQNRKLYDTHQSCYVTLEEIAQIIREGHEIQVIDNKTKNDITYMTQIQLLFDQEKKSTKPGDVELLKRVIRGEEGTFTGYIRGLEGIEAPVVEEAPAQTFNSFNSAANLNSSVETTTTLN is encoded by the coding sequence ATGAATGATGTAAGAATTATTAAAAGGTACCAAAACAGAAAACTTTATGACACACACCAAAGTTGCTATGTAACACTTGAAGAGATCGCTCAAATCATCAGAGAAGGTCACGAGATTCAAGTAATCGATAACAAAACTAAAAATGACATCACTTACATGACTCAAATCCAACTTCTTTTTGATCAAGAGAAAAAGTCAACTAAGCCAGGTGACGTTGAACTTCTTAAGAGAGTTATCCGTGGTGAAGAAGGTACTTTCACTGGATATATTAGAGGTCTAGAAGGTATTGAAGCTCCAGTTGTTGAAGAAGCACCAGCTCAAACTTTCAACTCTTTCAACAGCGCAGCAAACCTAAACTCTTCTGTTGAAACTACGACTACTTTAAACTAA
- a CDS encoding tetratricopeptide repeat protein — MFKNFIQNSLYTIALVTLIGCATTNNVEDESNINEDSQLSNTISDFEKAKRAQEFVDQSLSEIVEEAKTKGDATVNYVASDLFLKAADASLSGDSVSASLILKHVVDLKPKDIYLRKKYAVELIKSSQLEDGKRELKYLIKHADKDIKIKARLLLAGVYGALGKSKQSIKLYRELVYKTRPILSEACIYLSKAYVDEKKFKKAVGTLSYCSQKDRENRSIYAFHTGKIHFEKSDYKKAKKYFNNSLKLDPTNQQSTILLGMIYEQQGDFKSAKVLYQKFLKYDPNNYTALGKYVNLLFTDGEYKEVVPYLEKLLALDPENLNLKVRLGVIYTETNKIEDAKGIFKEILTVIPDSDKVLYYLASLYQQSNEGDLAVTYFSRIKEDSSLFHESNIQIANILNTYAQKDPAQEKRLVEFVKERSKASKELRFELEVILAGYYENRKDLSRAIALMESHIEHDSYTDGHAYYLASLYEKDKAFTKAEKIMLDILKRDPNNSHALNFLGYTYLEQGVHMDKAYAYIKRAVQLNPQDGYIRDSLGWYYYKTGEYQKAYREIKKAFALVSDDVVIAKHLGLIYTSLKKPEKARQYYVEALKNCTKVNEREEILNYIEKLDSVRLPASR, encoded by the coding sequence ATGTTTAAAAATTTCATTCAAAATTCACTCTACACGATAGCGCTAGTAACACTCATTGGTTGTGCAACGACCAATAATGTTGAAGATGAGTCTAATATCAATGAAGATTCACAGCTTTCAAATACCATTTCTGATTTTGAAAAGGCGAAGCGAGCGCAAGAGTTTGTTGATCAGTCTCTTAGCGAGATTGTAGAAGAAGCAAAAACGAAGGGCGACGCTACGGTAAATTATGTCGCAAGTGACCTTTTCTTAAAAGCTGCAGACGCTTCTTTGAGTGGTGATTCTGTTTCGGCATCACTTATCTTAAAACACGTTGTTGATTTAAAACCTAAAGATATTTATCTAAGAAAAAAATATGCGGTTGAACTTATTAAGTCGAGTCAGTTAGAAGATGGAAAAAGGGAGCTAAAGTACCTTATTAAACATGCGGACAAAGATATTAAAATTAAGGCAAGACTCTTACTTGCTGGCGTATATGGTGCATTGGGAAAATCAAAGCAGTCAATCAAGCTATATCGTGAACTAGTCTATAAAACGAGACCAATTTTAAGTGAAGCTTGTATTTATCTTTCAAAAGCTTATGTGGATGAAAAGAAATTCAAGAAAGCTGTTGGAACGCTAAGTTATTGCTCACAAAAAGATCGCGAAAATCGCAGTATTTATGCCTTTCATACTGGCAAAATCCACTTTGAAAAATCTGATTATAAGAAGGCCAAAAAGTATTTTAATAATTCTTTAAAGCTTGATCCAACTAATCAGCAAAGTACTATTCTGCTTGGAATGATTTACGAACAACAAGGTGATTTTAAGTCTGCAAAGGTTCTTTATCAGAAGTTTTTGAAATACGATCCAAATAATTACACTGCACTTGGAAAATACGTAAATCTACTTTTTACAGATGGTGAGTATAAAGAAGTTGTTCCTTACTTAGAGAAGTTACTAGCTCTAGATCCTGAGAATTTAAATTTAAAGGTTAGATTGGGAGTTATTTATACAGAGACTAATAAGATTGAGGATGCAAAAGGAATCTTTAAAGAGATTCTAACTGTTATCCCAGATTCAGATAAAGTTCTTTATTACCTAGCAAGTCTTTATCAGCAGTCTAACGAAGGTGATCTTGCGGTAACATATTTTTCAAGAATTAAAGAAGATAGCTCACTCTTTCATGAGTCAAATATTCAGATCGCAAATATTTTGAATACATATGCACAAAAAGATCCTGCGCAAGAAAAGCGTCTTGTTGAATTTGTAAAAGAACGTTCAAAAGCATCAAAAGAGTTACGTTTTGAATTAGAAGTAATTCTTGCAGGTTACTATGAAAATCGAAAAGATCTAAGCCGAGCTATCGCTTTAATGGAATCTCATATTGAGCACGATAGCTATACAGATGGACATGCTTATTATCTTGCATCTTTATATGAAAAAGATAAGGCATTCACAAAAGCCGAAAAGATTATGTTAGATATCTTAAAGCGTGATCCAAATAACTCACATGCTCTGAACTTCTTAGGTTATACATACCTGGAGCAAGGTGTTCATATGGATAAAGCCTATGCTTATATTAAGAGAGCTGTTCAGCTTAACCCTCAAGATGGATATATCCGTGATTCTTTAGGTTGGTACTATTACAAAACTGGAGAATATCAGAAAGCTTACCGCGAAATTAAAAAAGCCTTTGCTTTAGTAAGTGACGATGTGGTCATTGCAAAGCACTTAGGGCTCATATATACTTCTTTGAAGAAGCCAGAAAAGGCTCGTCAATATTATGTCGAGGCACTTAAAAATTGTACGAAAGTAAACGAACGCGAAGAAATTCTAAATTATATCGAAAAGCTGGACTCTGTGCGTTTGCCGGCTTCACGTTAA
- a CDS encoding ABC transporter substrate-binding protein, whose translation MKSRNLVSFLIMGLLALTVSCTKKVDLSEKVLHLAVTSEVKGMDPIYANDKYSSNEVGRVYEGLLEYHYLKRPYTLVPNLAEALPEVSEDGLTYTFKIRQGVLFQDNAAFKDGKGRELVAEDFVYSIKRLADPKLQGLGWWLLQDKIVGLDEWREKNSKKDSVDYTEVVEGLKTLDKYTLQFKLKKQFPQFLYSLAMPFTFVVAKEVVDHYGKEFLNHPVGTGPFMLKEFSQSSKKFTYDRNPNFRKKLFPSEASDEFKHMLAYAGKPVPFVEKIEVNIIKEDQPRWLNFLKGRVDYIGIPKDNFESAVTPGKGLGEEFAKKGIDLSVSPSLDVTYTAFNHDLKLFNNVDLRRALALAYDVKEFNKLFYNDTALPAQSVVPPGIAGYMPDYVNPYRNRDLEKAKALLAKAGYPEGKGLPEITYDCPSTSTSRQIGELFKKQMAEIGVNIKVVQNSWPELQKKITARQVMLYGIAWGADYPDAENFLQLLYGPNKSPGANGSGYDNAEFNKLFAKASVMQDSPERTAIYETLNKMAAEEVPWLYGVHRQSYLIKHSWLKNYISTDFEAGQDQYLDVDLKIKKDMQSKL comes from the coding sequence ATGAAATCAAGGAATCTTGTTTCATTTTTAATCATGGGGCTATTAGCTTTAACAGTTTCATGTACAAAAAAAGTGGATCTTAGTGAAAAAGTTCTACACCTGGCCGTTACTTCAGAAGTGAAGGGAATGGATCCAATTTATGCAAACGACAAGTATTCTTCAAATGAAGTTGGTCGTGTTTACGAAGGTCTATTAGAGTACCACTACTTAAAGAGACCATACACACTTGTACCAAATCTTGCAGAAGCTCTTCCTGAAGTTTCAGAAGATGGTCTAACTTATACTTTTAAAATTAGACAAGGTGTTTTATTTCAAGACAACGCTGCCTTCAAAGATGGTAAAGGGCGTGAGCTTGTTGCAGAAGACTTTGTATATTCAATCAAGAGACTTGCAGACCCAAAACTACAAGGTCTAGGTTGGTGGCTACTTCAAGATAAGATTGTTGGTCTTGATGAGTGGCGTGAGAAGAACTCTAAGAAAGATTCTGTTGATTATACAGAAGTTGTTGAGGGGCTAAAGACTCTAGACAAGTACACTCTTCAGTTCAAACTTAAGAAGCAATTCCCACAATTCCTATACTCTCTTGCAATGCCATTTACATTTGTAGTTGCAAAAGAAGTTGTTGATCACTATGGGAAAGAATTCCTAAACCACCCAGTTGGTACAGGTCCTTTCATGCTGAAAGAGTTTAGCCAATCTTCAAAGAAGTTTACTTACGATAGAAACCCTAACTTCAGAAAGAAGCTTTTCCCATCTGAAGCAAGTGATGAATTCAAACACATGCTTGCATATGCTGGTAAGCCAGTTCCTTTCGTAGAAAAGATTGAAGTAAACATCATTAAAGAAGATCAACCAAGATGGCTAAACTTCCTTAAAGGACGTGTTGATTATATTGGTATCCCAAAAGATAACTTTGAATCAGCTGTTACTCCAGGTAAAGGTCTTGGAGAAGAATTTGCTAAGAAAGGTATTGATCTATCAGTATCACCATCACTAGATGTTACTTATACTGCTTTTAATCACGACCTTAAACTATTCAATAACGTTGATCTAAGAAGAGCGCTTGCACTTGCTTACGATGTAAAAGAGTTTAATAAGCTTTTCTATAATGATACAGCTCTTCCAGCACAATCAGTTGTTCCTCCGGGGATTGCTGGTTACATGCCAGATTATGTAAACCCTTACCGTAACCGTGACCTAGAAAAAGCAAAAGCACTTCTAGCAAAAGCTGGTTACCCTGAAGGTAAAGGTCTTCCAGAAATTACTTATGACTGTCCAAGTACTTCAACTTCAAGACAGATTGGTGAGCTTTTCAAAAAGCAAATGGCAGAAATTGGTGTAAATATCAAAGTTGTTCAAAACTCTTGGCCAGAGCTACAAAAGAAAATTACTGCTCGTCAGGTAATGCTTTACGGAATCGCATGGGGTGCAGATTACCCAGATGCAGAAAACTTCCTACAACTACTTTATGGACCAAATAAATCTCCAGGTGCTAACGGATCTGGTTATGATAATGCTGAATTCAACAAACTATTTGCTAAGGCTTCAGTTATGCAAGATTCTCCAGAGAGAACTGCTATCTATGAAACTCTTAACAAAATGGCAGCTGAAGAAGTTCCATGGCTATATGGTGTTCACCGTCAGTCATACTTAATTAAGCACAGCTGGTTAAAGAATTACATTTCAACAGACTTTGAAGCTGGTCAAGATCAGTACTTAGATGTTGATTTAAAAATTAAAAAAGACATGCAATCAAAATTATAA
- a CDS encoding ABC transporter permease: MNTWSYILRRLLYTIPIILGVCLIIFAIFNLSGYDPAQLLLGKHASAKQIAEVRHELGLDRPLLEQYIGIVKSAFTFDFGRSWATKQSIIDMIKEGAVPSLTLTFPAFLISTVFSILLAIIVAFFRGKLIDRTLVIICVCLMSIPSLAYILFFQKFFAYELGWFEISGYEHGFPYFIPYVILPVIIMVVLNLGPDLRYFRTVILDDIYQDYVRTARAKGLSEKVVLLKHVLKNSLIPIITYVVIQIPFLILGALLLESFFSIPGLGGLTVKAVFDNDFPVIKAMTILSAMAYIIFTVITDILYTIVDPRVRLK, translated from the coding sequence GTGAATACTTGGTCATATATTTTAAGAAGACTACTTTATACGATCCCAATTATTTTGGGTGTTTGTTTAATTATTTTCGCTATCTTTAACTTATCGGGATATGATCCTGCTCAGTTACTGCTTGGGAAGCACGCTTCAGCAAAGCAAATTGCAGAAGTTAGACATGAGCTTGGTCTTGATCGTCCGTTACTTGAGCAATATATCGGTATTGTAAAGTCAGCTTTTACTTTTGACTTTGGTCGCTCTTGGGCAACAAAGCAAAGTATTATCGATATGATTAAAGAAGGTGCAGTTCCATCACTAACGCTAACTTTTCCAGCGTTTTTAATTTCGACAGTTTTCTCTATTTTACTTGCGATCATCGTAGCATTTTTTAGAGGAAAGCTAATTGACCGTACACTTGTTATTATCTGTGTATGTTTAATGAGTATTCCATCTCTTGCTTATATCCTCTTCTTCCAGAAGTTTTTTGCTTATGAGTTAGGGTGGTTTGAAATTTCTGGTTATGAGCATGGTTTCCCATACTTTATTCCTTACGTAATACTTCCGGTTATCATCATGGTTGTTTTAAACCTTGGTCCGGATCTTCGTTACTTTAGAACAGTTATTCTAGATGATATTTATCAAGACTATGTACGTACTGCACGTGCGAAAGGTCTAAGTGAAAAAGTTGTTCTTCTAAAGCACGTATTAAAGAACTCTTTAATTCCAATTATTACATATGTAGTTATCCAAATCCCTTTCCTTATTTTAGGTGCTCTATTACTTGAGAGTTTCTTCTCAATTCCAGGGCTAGGTGGATTAACTGTAAAAGCTGTATTTGATAATGACTTCCCAGTTATTAAGGCGATGACGATTCTTTCGGCAATGGCCTACATTATCTTTACGGTAATTACAGATATTCTATATACAATCGTTGATCCAAGAGTAAGGCTAAAGTAG